The nucleotide window GCGTGGCGAGCCAGATGTAACCCGTGCGGGACGCAAGAACGGCCGAGACCCAGGCGCTGGGGAGCCCGTCGCGCTTGGCCCAGGCGCGCATCACATATTGGGTGGGCGATCTCCCCGGATCGAGCGCCGTTGCTGGCCCCACCGAGGCCGCGGCCACGAGGAGCGACAGCGCCGCCCTCACCCCCCCGGGCCCGCCTGGATGCGCCATGGTTAGAGGGAGTCTATACCTTCGGGCTGTCCAGCAGCTCACGGGCCTTGCCGAGGAGGCCTTCGGGAGTAAACGGCCTGCCGGGGAACGCCGACCCGCGGCTCAGGCCCCCCCGACTCGTCACGGCCTCGTTGCTGTAGCCGGAGATGTACAACACCTTCGCCTCCGGCCTCGTTGATGCGATCTCTTCGGCTGGGTGGTGTCCGGTCATTCCCGGCATGATGAGGTCGGTCACGATCAGGTGGATGGTCCCGGCGTGGGCGTCCGCAACTAGGAGGGCCTCCGCCCCGTTGCGGGCGGCGAGCACGGTGTATCCGTTGCCCTCGAGGGTCTCCGACAGCAACCCGCGTAGCGCCTCATCGTCTTCGACCAGGAGCACGGTCTCGCTGCTCCGTACCGACCGGGCGTGGCGCTCCTCCGGCAGCGAAACCGGATGTGGCCGGTCACGCCCGACCCTCGTGGAATCCTCGAGCTCCAGC belongs to Vicinamibacteria bacterium and includes:
- a CDS encoding response regulator, whose protein sequence is MELFVTRSLELEDSTRVGRDRPHPVSLPEERHARSVRSSETVLLVEDDEALRGLLSETLEGNGYTVLAARNGAEALLVADAHAGTIHLIVTDLIMPGMTGHHPAEEIASTRPEAKVLYISGYSNEAVTSRGGLSRGSAFPGRPFTPEGLLGKARELLDSPKV